AGTGTGAGCTTGCTGTCTAGGTCCTGTTTCCACCTCTGGCTGTTGCTGAAGGTAGTGGCATTGGTAACGTCAAACATAATAACACAGGCAGAGGCATCCCGATAATACAGTCGTGTCATAGAGGTGAAGCGCTCCTGCCctggggagaaaagggagagtTCTCAAGAAGGTGACCCAAGAGCCAGCCTCCGCATCCTCTCTAacacctcagcctctccccaTTCCTTGTGGAGGGGGGCAGTAAGCATATGTGGCAGAGGGAGTCACTCACTTTCCCCCTCTGACTCTTGGTTTTCTATCTATCCCGTAAAGGGATAATGAAGCCTGATTATTTCCAAGGCAGATTCCGCACCCCGATTGCTCCAGTCCATATCCCTGCTCTGCTGCATACTATTTGACTTCGGGCAAATTAAGCTCTCAGTGCTTCAGATTTCTCATTTCTAAAGTAAAGATAAaagcaataacttttttttttttttttttaaagagtttcactcctgttgcccagactggagtgcaatggtgccatctaggctcactgcaaccttcgcctcctaggttcaagtgaatctccaaAAGCAGTAGCTTTTATGATAGGGTTGGTGTGAGGATTAACGAGTCAGTGAATTTAAAATGCTTAGAagaatgcttggcacataataaggATTCActatttttactgtatctattTTCTGGGGATCTTGTTTTTCACCAAGGTCAGCCTTAAACCTAGAAAAAGGACCCTCCCCTGCTGTGGGAGTATGCACTATAGTCTGGACAATCCACCACCTTGCCAGCCCCTCCATCCACATAGAGACTGCTCTAGATCTATTCAGGGCAAAACATCTACAAAAGCTCTGCACCTATTCAGCTCGTGTGTCCTCAGAGCAGCTCAATCATTCCAGCTTCGGAAAAAAATTTCTGGCTTTGctgccccattttttttttcctcagatttTCCTGGTTAAATCAAAATTTCTTCCCTCGTTCCTATCCAGCCCTCCCACTTTACCTGCAATATCCCACAGCTGAAGTCGCACTATCTCGGAGTCAGACCACTGGAGAACCTTCAGAGCAAAATCCactgaaaatatatgtacattataccttaataaaattTCACTGTAAAAATGAATAGGGATAAACTCAAATCAAATAGGCAGTGACAACCCGATGGACACACAACTCGAATCCCATGTTTATCTTTAAGCCCTCAATTCACTGAGATGAGTCCACACATGTGTATTAAGTGTGAGATGGATGGTTCATACTCACTCTCCAAAGGGGTTTCCAGCTTTTACTCTCCTGTCAAGCTCATCTGTTTGCTACTACTTGTCTCCAAGACTGGGGGTGGGAGTAACTATGAAAACAACTCTCATTCTCAGGTTAAACAGTTTCTGGGAGATTTAGGGGGTTTTCTCAGGGAAGGGGTGATGGGGGAGAAGGGGGAAATGAGACAAGTGTGGTTGTTTCTGTATCTTCCACATTCAATTTCACTGCTGGTTTCTAATCAAATTGTATTATGAAAACAACACACCCTGGGGAACTCTACATCCACCATAAGGTTGCAGGTATTATCTTGGGCAAGAATGGAATAAACGGAAAAGGTCCCAGAGGAGTCCCAAGAAGACACTGTGTGGATGTTGCTGAAGAGTCCTGCTGGAATCTACCACAAAGTCTGCAGATGCTGAGACTCCTTAAGGCTAAGTATTCCATGGGGAAAAGCTTTTGGCTAAGGAGAGAAACACAGTAATTTCTGAGGTTTGGAAATATTATCTTTCACATCTGTAACAGGAATCAAAACTAAGGGAAATTTAGactaaacactgaaaaaaaaaattagccagagtcAATTATATTCTTTGTTAAAGGAAAACTACAGCAATTGTTAAAAATTAACTATTAATAGAAGGCCAATTTTAACCCAAATCCGTGAAATAGGGACCCTTATATTATTTAGGAGTGGAAGGGCAGAGAGGTCAGGATAGTGTGTCTGAAACTTTGAACCTTTAATTTTGCCAGACTTTAatgttttgttcctttgtttttgagacagggtctcactctgttgcccaggctacagtgcagtgagTGGTGCGAACGCGGCTTACTGAAGCTtcgacctcctgagttcaagcaatcctctagtCTGAgtttccggagtagctggaaccacggctacttttttctttaatttttgtagaggtggggtcttgccatgtttccaatggctgctctcgaactcctgggctcaagcaatcctcctgcctcagcctcctaaagtgctgggattgcaagtatgaaccactgcactgggcccTACTGGGGGTTCTTAAGGAGAATGTTTTAATTGCAATGTGaatgcttaatttctttttaaacttccATATGAACAGGAGCACACATTTTCACTTTTTCCATTGGTACGTTTTTCTCCCCTTAAAACAAGTTCttttaagagagaaaattttAAGTTACTCTCCCCCATCACCAGCTCTTCCTAAATACCTTCTAATTAACAATAAGGCATTTCTACCTCTGAAAAAATAGTTGAGTAAAAAGGCCATACCcgggaaagaaaggaatgaactCAGTGTTCTCTTCCTCCCTACCTTCTTCAGTTTGAGGAAAAAGTGGTGGGAAGATAGGTCAGAGAAGTGGTATATTTCACATTCTTCGAAGAATTCCTTGGTTACTTTTATTTAAGCAATCAACGGACAAAAACACAGCTCATCAGCCCTCATGGGCATCTGACTGCGTAGCCAAGGGGCTCGTTTGGGGATTTTGTGTCTTCCATCCCACCCACAGCCCCACAACAAAGCTAGAGTCCTTCAGACCAGTTCCGCTTCCTGCGTTCTCCCACTGAAGCCAGGTTAAACACCTTGCGGTTCCTTCCTCAACAGAGGTGCAGAACTACAGCCCCAGCCGGCACCTAACCAGGAGGCCCCCAGAGGATCTCAGCTGCTTCTGCTGATTGGAGAGATGCCAGACAGCTGAAAGGCTGGAGACTTGAGTTCACAGTGCGCCTGCAATAAACAGCAATTGCTTATCCTCATCCTCCCTTCCCTATTTCTCATCTTCAAGCCTTTGTTCTTACCTTTCTCCTGGCAGTGGGGTCAGGTTGGGAAAAATCTAACTGGGGAAACTCAAGAGAGGCTTGTAAACGAAACACCCGGCAATTACACCATTTAGGTTCCCAGACAGTACTTCCTGACCCGAAGAAGGACCCAACAACCGACAGCAAATCCGGATCCCACTTGGGTCCCCAGCTCGAGTCCGCGGTCGaggcctcctcctccccctcccccgaaAGACGTCTCACCTCCCACCGTGGACTTGTAGTGTTTGCTGAAGCTGTCCTGGGAATATCGCTGCACCAGCGACGTCTTGCCCACTGCGGCGTCCCCCACCACCAGAACTTTGAACAGGTGGTCGCGGCTGCCCATGGCTAGCGGGGCGTGCGTTTTAGGGAGGCGGGAAGTGGGGGAGTCGCTTGTTTTAACCCCTTTGGCTCCGGACCCTCTTCAAACTGAAGTGAGGCATTCCCACCCACCGCCTGTGTGGGCTGCTCTGACgagaaagcaaaaaaggaaactttGCACTCAAACTATACGTGCTTCCTCCCCCGGCGGCCGCAACCTGGGTGGGGCGCAGGGCGCAAGCTCCGAGCCCCCGGCTGTTCgcaccttccccaccccctcctgGCCTGACTGCCGAGAAACGGGACCAGGCGCCTCGGAACCTCCCCACCAGGACTTTCCCGGAGCGGCTCCGAGTCAGTGACTGAATCCCAGTCAGCTCATTACACCACTGGGGCCAGATGATGAGGACCCTCCCCTTGCAGCACATACCAAATTGTCAGGAAGGAGCAGCCGGTACCTTTCTATTCCCTAGACGTCGTCCCGCGCCTCTCTCTAGCCTTCCTCCGCCAGCGTCACGTGCAGGGTTGCCTGGAGCACTACATTCCCCAGCTTTCCTCGCGGTAAAGAGAACCAGCCGAGTGCGGAGGCTCACCCGCGAAGCCTCCTGGGAAATGTAGTGTATTCTTTTTTTCGTTTTAAGCCAACCTACACAAAGTTTCAAGGCTTCAAAACTCCTTCAACAGTTCGGAATCTTATTCTGAAACAATTCTGGGTCAGTTAAGGTCACTTAAGAGGAGATTTGTGCAACGTGATCTCACTGGCCTGAATCCATCCCCAGATAGTCTTCTCCTGTCTTTAAAGGTTTAACGGAGTTAAGATTAAAACTTATTTCGTTAGTAAAAGTCCAAGCCTCATCCATAATGCTCCAAGTGAAGTCCATTTCCTATTCCTTCAAATAGATAGACAAGCCCAGGACTTTGTGAAATGACTCATATTTTCTGTATGAACTTGCCCAATACCAGGCAAGTTCAGGAAAACTTGACCCAAGAGACCATTCTTTGGAAAAACATATGCCAAAAGTTACAGCATTTAATATCCAGCAATAACAATAAAGATAGACAGAAAACAAGAGACAGTTCCCCATTCATACTTCTGCAATGCCTATTCTAACCATACTACTCATGTATCACTTGAGGTAGAGGCTAATTGAAATACACTGGGAATCCTTCTCGATTCATTGTGGCTGTTGTTAATAGATAATCATAAAACTAGTGtttggcaaataattttaatttttcagcctGAAACTTTACTGACCTGCCTGTCACTTAGGTAGGAGTTGGCAGGACATGAGCTCAATGGCAAGCAAAGAGAGCTCCATTTTCTAGACTTTTTCTAGAAACAGAAGAAGAGAACCAGCAGGGCCATGGGAAaacagcccaggaccagacacTATGAAATCTTACCTAGGTCTCTTGATAGAGAGGCTATCACTTATGTTTTGTGGGGAAAGAACATCAGCGTGGTTCACAATATATTTTGCCCAGAATGTTTGTTACTCAGGTACAGGAGGTTAGGCCAGGCTACTCATCTTTAAGGATCCAATTTTCTCTGTTCCTATTCGTTTTGACATATTTGACCACTCCTTGACATTTGTTTCCCTTATGCCTTCTATGACACTGCTCTTTCTTTGTCATCCCCCTACTTCTCCGATGattatccttttctttcaggTTTCTCGCCATCCCATTTCCCTCTAAGTATTTCCTGAAGCTCTATTCTTGGTCTTTGAGTCAATGATTCTATAAACTCTTCAATGAATTGTCCTTGGTGTCAAAGATCTGTCTTCACTTTATTGTTCTTTATCTCTGATCAGTGATACTCAGCTGCCCAAAAGGTGCCTCCACTTGGATGTCCTGCCACATCCTTCCTCTTACTACATTGCCACAAAAATAGCTCCTTTTCTCAGCTTCCCTATTTCTGTCACTGGTCTCATTATTTCTTCCCTCCATGTAGACTTCAGATTCTGagaattattatttcctttacacATGTCCCTTTAtgcctatttatttatctgagatggagtctcactctgttgcccagtctggagtgcagtggcattatcttggctcactgcaacctctgcttcctgggctcaagtgattcttgtgcctcagcctcctgcatagctgggactacaggtacgtaccaccaagcctggctaatttttgtatttcttgtagagacagggttttatcatgttggccaggctagtcttgaactcctgacctcaagtgatctgcccgcctcagtctcccaaagtgctgggattacaggcatgagccacagcacctggcctgtaccctttaaaaaaaagtcagttaCCATGTCTGATTGATTTTTTCTTCAGTAAGTGGTTTCTCCCACTCATCCTCTCTGCTTCATATCCagtaacactttctttttttttttttttctctaacttttattttaggttcaaggggtacatgtgcaggtttgttacacgaGTAAGCTGCATGTTGCGCGAGTTGgcatacagataattttgtcacccaggtaatcaaCAAATAACACTTTCCTAGTTCAGGCTTTCACCATCTCACACCCGCATTATTGCAGTAACCTGTTCATTGGTTTCcctgagtttattttctttttaagtcacCCTCTACAACTGGACAGGATGGTTTTCCTAAAACACCATTGTTTGTTCTTCCTTATCTACCAACTATCTTTCAACAAAAAGGCCAACCTCCCTGAAGCTGGTGTCCAAAGCTTTCTATGCACCTGCTCCAGCCTACCTAACCAATTTTATCTCACCCTACCTCAAATGGGAGTTTCCTCTCTCCAACAAAGTGAGGTTCCTTATGCTCTTTTAAAGCCCAAAGtcatttttggttttctatttttgtccAGGATGCATCACTTTCAGAATACTCTTCAGGTTTCTAAATCTTACTTAAATATCTTCTAATATACCTTTCGGCTGggccctgtggctcatgcctgtaatcccagcactttgggaggctaaggcagggagatcacttgaagtcaggagttcaagaccaacctggccaacatggtgaaactccatctctactaaaaataaaataaaataaaataaaatagctaaatcttacttaaatattattaagaaaatcaaaaggaagagaaactaTATTATTCACTACGTGGGAGTAGATTGTCATAAAGGTCACTGTAAGTTCTAAAATTTTAGTGTTCATAAGAATCATCTACCTTGGGTACTTGTTAAATGCCGACATTTTGATTCTGTAGGGCTAGGGGAGGACCCaggtgaatctgcatttttaacaagtaccTATGTGATTGCTAGGCCAGATTCCACTTTGAGAAATAGTATTTTGAGAAATGGTGCTTCAAGGCCTGACTTAAATATCtacttatttataaacatttcccTTATTATTACAGCCTTTATTGGTCACCTGTAGCATttatacggagtcttgctcttgtcacccaggctggagtgcaatggtgcaagtTTGGTTCACCGTGacttctgcctctcgggttcaagtgattctcctgcctcagcctcccaagtaactgggattacaggcatgtgccactacgcctggctaagttttgtatttttagtagagacagggttttaccatgttggccaggctggtctcaaactcctgatcttgtgatccacccgccttggcctcccaaagtgctgggattacaggtgtgagccaccgtgcctggcctgtagcatttatattatatttgcaCTTTGATCACTTAACTATGTGaccaatttataattatttaacttATATAAGCAGCCAGCATGTCTagtctagaagaaaacagaaaaaaagtaaatttttccttcaaaattttgACTTTGCTCCTGATCATCTGTGAAAGGAACTACTCTTAGCTTTCAAAATCAGAAAGGTGGGGAGTTAAGATTTAAGAGGGAAGATTAGCAAATCCCTGAAAGTCACACTTCTCAAAGTAGTAATCATTTCTTTGATGGGGATGAGaggagtatttctttttttccctttcttctcttctcttttcttctcttctcttctcttctcttctcttctcttctcttctcttctcttctcttctcttattttcttgagacacagtctcgctctgctgcccaggctggagttcagtggcgcaatctcggctcactgcaacctccacttcctgggtttaagcgattctcctgcctcagcctcccgagtagcttggattacaggtggctgccaccatgcccagctaattttttttggtatttttagtagagatggggtttcaccatgttggccaggctggtcttgaactcctgactttaagtgatccccctgcctcggcctcccgaagtgctgggattacaggcatgagccacagcgcccagccgaaaggtgtatttcttttttttcttttctttctttttttttttttgagacagagtttcattctttttgcccaagctggagtgcaatggcgcgatctcggctcaccgcaacctccgcctcccgggttcaagcgattctcctgcctcagcctcccgagtagctgggattacaggcatgcgccaccaccccggctaattttgtatttttagtagagacggggtttctccatgttggtcaggctggtcttgaactcccgacctcaggtgatccacctgccttggcctcccaaagtgctgggattacaagcgtgagccaccgtgcccggccttgaaaGGTGTATTTCTTCAACACTAAATTGCAGTTCTGATCGCAGTTTTAAAGACAGATGgttataaataagagaaagagaacacGCATTCAAGGTGCCAAACAATTGATTTGCACATATAGTAGGCCCTTGAACCACTCAGGGGTTACGAGCGCCTACCTACCCTCCAGTCAAAAATTCGTATGTCACTTTTCTCTCCCCGagaacttaactactaatagcctactgttgactgggagtcttaccaataacataaacagccgattaacacatattttatatgttatatgtatcatatactatattcttacaataaagtaagttagagaaaagaaaatatgttaagaaaatcataaggaagagaaaatatatttaccattcattaagtggaagcggttcatcataaaggtctttacCCTTGGCATTTTCATGTTGAATAGAccaaggaggaggggaagaaaggggagggtttggtcttgctgtctcaggggtggcagaagaggaagaaaagcccTGTGTAAGCGGATCTGTGCAGTTccaacccatgttgttcaagggtcaactggtATATGTTTGGAACATATAGTTTGGAAGCTGGGGAAAGGGGTCAACCTTGCTCTGTTACTATCACACTTCCTGTATGTGTCTGCCtctctcttttgtactttttactttccactttttattttgaaaaatttcaaacccaTAGAAAAGTTAAGAGTACAATGCATACTAATCTGTCCTTAATCGGGATTTACCAGTTACTAACATTTTGCCATATCTGCTttgtctctttgtgtgtgtgttgaactGTTTGAAAGCAAGTAGCAGACACTTCAAAGACACTTCAAGCTTAAATACTTCAACATACAGCTCCTAATAACAAAATTATCCTACAAAGCcaaaataccaatttttttttttttttttgacagagtctcattctgacatccaggctggagtgcagtggcacaatcttggctcactgcaacctctgcctcccgggttcaagtaattcttctgcctcagtctcccaaacagctaggactacagatgcatgctaccTCAcggagctaattttttgtatttttaatagagacagggtttgccatgttggccaggctggtctcacattcctggcctcaagtgatttgcctgccttggcctcccaaagtgctgggattacaggagtgagccacctcgcccagcccaaAATACCATTGTCACACCTACGAAAATTAACCTTAATCCAATAATATCATGTAATAAACAGTTTACATTTACATCCCTCTATAGTTccccaatatttttttctcattttctcctcacCTCTCATCcagaatacaatgaagtttcACGCATGGAATTTGGTTATTCTATTTCTTTAGTCTCTTTCAATCTTAGGAGCATGCTGTGTCCAATACAGGAGGCAGTAGCCATGTGtggttatttacatttaaattatacaaaattagctgggcttggtggctcctgcctgcaatctcagctactcaggaggctgaggcaggaggatggcttgaggttaggagtttgagaccagtctgggcaacatagcaagatctcatctctaaaaaaaatttttttaagtaattaattaaaataaataaatttagacaCCTAATCTCTATTAGGATTCCTGACTTTCCAGGTACTTTCTGATCATCTACCTTCCCATGTGGCTTGCTTCCAGGAGTGAACGTGCTGGTCAGGCTGACGTGTCCATCCAGTCCGCTGACCAGCTGGCATCTGGTCTTATGCACGGGCCTCTGGGGCTGTGTGGCTCTGTCAGCCTTCTTGAGTGGGATGATGTCTGAATGGGACATCATCAGTTGCCTAGTCACACTTCAAGTGCTTAGTAGCCATATTTGGCTAGCAGTTACTATATTGAACAACACAGACATAAACTAGTTTCATCATCACAGAAAGGCCTATTGGACAGTACTGTCTATATTAatcccttgccttttttttttttttttaactttctataaCATTGACTTTCTTTTTAGAGTCCATGCCAGTTGCCTTATAGAAAGTCTCATATCCTGGATTGTCTGTTTGTTTCCTCAAGATtagatttaagaaacattttggGCAAGAGCCCCACACAGAGGATATGGTGAGCATCTTAGTATGTTGCTGATGTCAGGTAGCTATTGGTGATGCCTACACTATGAATTCAATGAACACTTGTTGAAGAAATGATCTGGTGCCAGGCAATCTCCTAAGGACTTTGGAGCTTGACTTCAAATAGGAGAGAGACAGCTTATATAATCTCCAGAAGCCTCCACCATTGTCCTAGGAGCAGAGTGGAAAAATGCTTTGTAACATGAAAGGAAGACTGCAGTGTCACAGCAAATGGCCCAGCAGCAGCATGGAGGACAGGGACAGACCGAGAGAAGGGTGAGGCCAAGAGGTTACAGCTGTTCCTCAGCCCCAACCTCCAGACTCACTTCGATGATCATAACTTTTTGGCGATTGCTTTGGGGAGGGGCAGGCAGCTTGGTGAAATGCCTGTGACCCAGCTGAGCATTCAGCCGGAAGACTTTGCAGCAAGGTGCCCAAGGAAACCCTCGGGACAGAGAGGCTGGCAA
This region of Macaca fascicularis isolate 582-1 chromosome 1, T2T-MFA8v1.1 genomic DNA includes:
- the RAB29 gene encoding ras-related protein Rab-7L1 isoform X3, with product MGSRDHLFKVLVVGDAAVGKTSLVQRYSQDSFSKHYKSTVGVDFALKVLQWSDSEIVRLQLWDIAGQERFTSMTRLYYRDASACVIMFDVTNATTFSNSQRWKQDLDSKLTLPNGELVPCLLLANKCDLSPWAVSRDQIDRFSKENGFTGWTETSVKENKNINEAMR
- the RAB29 gene encoding ras-related protein Rab-7L1 isoform X1, which codes for MGSRDHLFKVLVVGDAAVGKTSLVQRYSQDSFSKHYKSTVGVDFALKVLQWSDSEIVRLQLWDIAGQERFTSMTRLYYRDASACVIMFDVTNATTFSNSQRWKQDLDSKLTLPNGELVPCLLLANKCDLSPWAVSRDQIDRFSKENGFTGWTETSVKENKNINEAMRVLIEKMMRNSREDIMSLSTQGDYINLQTKSSSWSCC